In Flagellatimonas centrodinii, a single window of DNA contains:
- a CDS encoding autotransporter outer membrane beta-barrel domain-containing protein: MNKLEQRSIAFTALVAMWMLAAPLRAQVDPDCTGSNPGTVDCMATTYADGITHTANGGDLTVNSANGVTSYGTGGFITSATGDNRLTITKGTGNLSSNATTGTRAPVVIGATTENGNISVTTQGTVQGAAAFVQYGVLAETLGGNISLNLGGTVATSGTSGVGVAGIRAFSAGGGNIDILAAGANANANGGIGLQAISTGGDISVVSTGTIGTQSSAGSSNTGVHAETSGAGTINLDLGGQVRGGGSGSGVHAVADTGSITINLSSVTARGGAAVTTQSNGVATINLNSSISVQSIANPICSFGDCLQTGVDYAVRSSGGGSVEVNVIGPANLDPVLGEIDSRTRDGVNILAPFDFSGLQGGAAVNFHAGSLWHLSGRDSPQATAPSVLSPGDDTVSIAPGAMMLTSPVGRTISGIPAENDRFLVDFGDGEDRLENAGTIVVGSRFKIADRGDGSTEMRFENLELFENAGTMWMGAGVDTNTLGNPFLAVSQNGPQVADGDRWPDDILAFPGARFHGAMNEEGAAIGRIIAHADIGKIGQAGCGFEFRVGNSQDLPVTDCIDLRDGYATGRTNFLIVQQVPGDRGAFNPEGSVIVDASGAQAELNDPQAFGVDPDSVQFGTIKTADGELGAIDKGIFFYAIGYDAEAGQYKLYGLQGQGTQQFPLLMTATNRLWQRSAGAWFDRQVDQRDLAEGADVDRGLWLRVSSGSTDRDLNTQIMVGSQAVSFDNSYVQDDVTTTFGWDWIGQSNELGSFVAGGMLGYARSDVDFDESPNRMNLRGMHLGAYSSLTIGGYYLDMAISQMWVDLDNDQPALNLEPDTAILSTRSSSIGGRLETGWRIPLGFLQVEPLVGLAWVKTSMSGMRVPASDPDPDRIGGNVSFEDQTQNNVSYGLRLSVENLFASFAPTGISLTARAIDEIHGTSTVSVSNRGPIDAPATDALDGTFTQISGSIHVSNTSRSLAGYVNVDSLDGDDLSSVGIGAGVRYQW; encoded by the coding sequence ATGAACAAGCTTGAACAGCGGTCGATTGCCTTTACTGCCCTCGTCGCCATGTGGATGCTCGCAGCCCCGTTGCGCGCCCAGGTGGATCCGGACTGCACCGGCAGCAACCCTGGGACTGTCGACTGCATGGCCACTACCTATGCCGACGGCATCACGCATACCGCAAATGGCGGCGATCTGACCGTCAACAGCGCCAACGGGGTTACAAGCTACGGTACGGGCGGGTTCATCACCTCAGCCACCGGTGACAACAGGCTGACCATCACCAAAGGCACCGGAAACCTCAGCAGCAACGCGACCACCGGGACCCGTGCGCCCGTGGTCATCGGCGCCACCACAGAGAATGGGAATATCAGCGTCACGACGCAGGGTACGGTCCAGGGCGCCGCGGCCTTCGTGCAGTACGGCGTTCTCGCCGAAACACTGGGTGGCAACATCAGTCTGAACCTTGGCGGCACCGTCGCGACATCCGGAACATCCGGTGTCGGCGTTGCGGGCATTCGGGCCTTCAGTGCGGGCGGTGGAAACATCGACATCTTGGCTGCAGGCGCCAACGCCAATGCCAACGGTGGTATCGGCCTGCAGGCGATTTCAACAGGTGGGGATATCTCCGTGGTCTCGACGGGAACCATCGGAACACAGTCTTCCGCTGGGAGTAGCAATACGGGGGTCCACGCAGAGACGAGTGGAGCGGGCACCATCAACCTGGATCTGGGCGGGCAGGTACGGGGAGGTGGCTCCGGCAGTGGTGTACATGCGGTGGCCGATACCGGATCCATCACGATCAACCTGTCATCGGTTACAGCGCGCGGCGGCGCGGCGGTCACGACCCAGTCCAACGGAGTGGCCACCATCAACCTCAACTCGTCCATCTCAGTCCAGTCAATCGCGAATCCGATCTGCAGCTTCGGAGATTGTCTGCAAACCGGGGTGGACTACGCAGTGCGTAGCAGTGGGGGCGGCAGTGTCGAGGTCAACGTCATTGGTCCAGCTAACCTTGACCCGGTGCTTGGCGAGATTGATTCTCGAACGCGCGATGGTGTCAACATTCTCGCGCCCTTCGACTTCAGTGGCCTGCAAGGGGGTGCCGCCGTCAACTTCCATGCGGGATCACTCTGGCACCTGAGCGGCCGTGACAGTCCGCAGGCCACGGCACCCAGCGTGCTCTCGCCGGGAGACGACACGGTCAGCATCGCGCCGGGGGCCATGATGTTGACGTCGCCAGTCGGGCGCACGATTTCGGGCATCCCCGCCGAGAACGATCGTTTTCTGGTGGACTTTGGCGATGGGGAGGATCGCCTTGAAAATGCAGGGACCATCGTTGTGGGCAGCCGATTCAAGATCGCTGATCGCGGCGATGGCAGTACTGAGATGCGCTTCGAGAATCTCGAGCTGTTCGAGAACGCAGGGACCATGTGGATGGGCGCGGGGGTTGACACCAATACCCTAGGAAACCCGTTCCTCGCCGTGTCTCAGAACGGGCCTCAAGTGGCCGACGGCGACCGCTGGCCGGACGACATCCTTGCATTTCCGGGCGCGCGGTTCCACGGCGCCATGAATGAGGAAGGTGCGGCTATTGGCCGGATCATCGCTCACGCCGATATCGGCAAGATCGGCCAGGCAGGCTGTGGCTTCGAGTTTCGTGTAGGAAATTCCCAGGACCTTCCGGTGACGGACTGTATCGACCTGCGGGATGGCTATGCGACCGGCAGAACAAATTTTTTGATCGTGCAGCAAGTTCCAGGTGATCGGGGGGCCTTCAACCCGGAGGGTTCGGTCATCGTCGACGCAAGCGGTGCACAAGCTGAACTGAACGATCCGCAGGCGTTCGGTGTCGATCCAGACAGCGTGCAGTTCGGGACGATCAAGACGGCAGATGGTGAGCTTGGCGCAATCGATAAGGGCATTTTCTTCTACGCGATTGGATACGATGCTGAGGCCGGACAATACAAGCTGTATGGCCTGCAGGGTCAGGGTACGCAACAGTTCCCATTGTTGATGACGGCGACGAATCGGCTCTGGCAGCGCTCGGCCGGCGCCTGGTTTGATCGGCAGGTGGATCAGCGCGATCTGGCAGAAGGAGCGGACGTCGACCGCGGGCTCTGGCTCCGTGTATCCAGTGGGAGTACGGATCGGGATCTGAATACGCAGATTATGGTCGGTAGCCAAGCTGTGAGCTTTGACAACAGCTATGTACAAGACGATGTTACGACCACGTTCGGATGGGACTGGATCGGACAGTCCAACGAACTGGGATCGTTCGTCGCCGGCGGTATGCTCGGCTATGCCCGTTCCGATGTGGACTTTGACGAAAGTCCCAACCGCATGAACCTTCGCGGGATGCATCTGGGGGCATACAGCAGTCTGACGATAGGTGGTTATTACCTGGACATGGCGATCAGCCAGATGTGGGTGGATCTGGATAACGACCAACCAGCCCTGAACCTGGAGCCCGACACAGCAATCCTCAGTACACGGTCATCGTCGATTGGCGGCCGCCTGGAAACGGGCTGGCGTATTCCGCTTGGGTTCTTGCAGGTGGAACCTCTCGTGGGCCTTGCCTGGGTCAAGACAAGCATGTCTGGCATGCGTGTGCCGGCCTCAGATCCTGACCCGGACCGTATTGGGGGTAACGTCAGCTTCGAGGACCAGACGCAGAACAACGTCAGCTACGGCCTGCGCCTGAGCGTGGAGAACCTGTTCGCCAGCTTTGCGCCCACCGGCATCAGCCTGACGGCGCGCGCCATCGACGAGATCCACGGTACCAGCACGGTATCCGTTTCCAATCGTGGGCCCATCGACGCACCGGCTACGGACGCCCTCGACGGCACCTTTACCCAGATCTCCGGCAGCATCCACGTCAGCAATACCAGCCGCTCATTGGCAGGGTATGTGAATGTGGATTCGCTGGATGGCGACGACCTCTCAAGCGTCGGCATCGGTGCTGGGGTGCGGTATCAGTGGTGA